GAGGGCGGTGACTCGCCTGACCGCTGGGAGGCCGGCCGCCGAGCTCCTGGTGGAgaggccggaggaggaggaggaagaggcggtgGCGGCGATGGAGAGGTAAAGGCCGGGCGTCGCACCCCGACCGgccgggtccccccccccgcccagctcCTGCCGCCCCGCCGGTCCCCGCGAgttcccctctcttcctcctccttcttccccccctccagggCGCTGTGGGGCCGGGAGAAGGCGGCCCGCGAGCGCAGGATCCGGAGGCTGATGGAACCTGCGGGACCCCCCGAGCGCACCTTGACCCGCCAGGCCATGGAGCAGATCCGGTGAGAGGGCGGCCCGCGCTGGCTTTCGGGGGGCGGCAGCGGCGGGCTGTGGGGGCCGCTTGGTCCACGGCTGCGGGGCCGCGGGAGGGGGCGAGGCTCCGGGCCCAGGCCAGCTCCTCACTCACCCATTTCCTTTCCTCCGCCTCGCCAGGTACCTCAGCCGGGAGTTGCCCGAGGAGTGGCCAGTGGACCGCCTGGCGCAGGGCTTCCAGGTGCCGCCCGACGTGATTCGCAGAGTCCTGAGGAGCCGCTTCGTCCCTTCTCCCGAGCGGGCCCAGAAGCAAGACGCCAGAGCCTTGGCCGGGCGGGGAGCCGGGCGCCAGGGCTGCTTGGAGGCCTCTCTGCCCCGGGAGGCCACCTTCCGACTACTGACGCCGCTGCCCGGAGGCTCTGCGGGCGCCCTCCCCCCGGGCGCGTCAGAGCTCCCGGTCCCCATGGTGGCCCAggggaagccagaggttgaggtCCGCAGGGCTGCCCGCCCCGGTCCTGAGGAGGAAGCCGAGACTGTGCCCATGCTGAGCCTGGAAGTGGTGGAGGAACTGGCAGCACAAGACTGGCACAAGCACAATCCTGCCTGGGTGCCCGTGCAGAGGGGCTGGGAGTTCTTCGACAGAGAGGGCAACTTGCTCTACAAGGTCCCCCTGGGGCATCTGAAGGATGGCAAGGGCAGCCAGTAGCCAGGGACTGTCTGGCTTCTGGGGGCCACCTTCTCGGCTGCCTCTGGAGCTCCTGGTGTGGGGCCTGGTGGCCCTGCCTCAAGAACAATGGACTCCTACAAACGAACATCCTTCTTTGAGGTAAAAATGGAATGTTGCTGCCACGGTGTAACAAGTGATTTCTTTACAACAGCAGACTGGCTGGCACCTTCTCAGTGAAGGAGCCAACTGTTTCCTCACCATCTGCTCCAAAGAGGAGAAGGCAAAAGCTCAGAAAGGTCGGAGTTGTTCAGCCTGGGGCAGAGTTGGAGCCTGGGGCAGTTCTGGAAACAGTCTGCCCTCTTGTTGCACAATCATATTCAAGGAGTAGGATTGTGATGTAAAAATTAAATAGACAACAAATAAAAGTACAATTTCTGCAGTTACAGCTATCataaaattatagaataattgagttggaaggagcctgtaaATCCATTGATTCCACCCCCCTGTTCCATGCAGGAATctcagtcaaagcagatctgacagataagtgtctaattttctctcgaatgcctccagtgttggagcactcaccacttcgcaaagtaattggttccattgtcttactgctctgacagttaagacgtttttcctcatattcagcctaaatctgctttcctatagcttgagcgaattattacatgttctgcactcagagatgaatgagaacagatcctgcccctatcatatctcctctcagtcttcttaaggctaaacatgtccaattcttatatccttcctcatagggcttggtttccagtatTTTGATCATCCtgcttgccctcttctgaacttgttccagtttgttggcagcATCtctcttgaagtgtggtatccagaactggacacagtattctagatAAGACCTAATgggtgctgaacagaggggaacttgtacttcacgggatttggagataatgcttctgttaatgcatcctaaaatagcattggcctttttgtagccacatcagacTGGGCTCATATTTAGGTTTCGAGCAACAACAATTCCAGGATTCTTCTCATTCATAATTTTACTGAGCATTTTGTAACTTATTTGGGGTTATTTCCCCCCTAGGTGTAGTACTTTGCAGTCGCTATTCCAACCATTTTTATGCTAGTTACAGCCATTAATTCTGCTGTAAATCAGAGTGAAAGCAAAGTAACCTTTGTTCCAAGTGGCCTTTTTTACAGGAGATGtgagggaaaataaacaatttattcattcattcaatttatataccgcccatccgGCTATTAAAGCCACTCTGGACggttcacaacaaaataaaccacaataaCAGAATAAATAATTACCACAAAACTTAATCacagtaaaaatcaaataaacatatcAGTAATTAACtaaaaaagcaacataaaaacaattcatcaatgtaa
The Pogona vitticeps strain Pit_001003342236 chromosome 12, PviZW2.1, whole genome shotgun sequence genome window above contains:
- the NGRN gene encoding neugrin, which produces MGSRRVLGLRRAVTRLTAGRPAAELLVERPEEEEEEAVAAMERALWGREKAARERRIRRLMEPAGPPERTLTRQAMEQIRYLSRELPEEWPVDRLAQGFQVPPDVIRRVLRSRFVPSPERAQKQDARALAGRGAGRQGCLEASLPREATFRLLTPLPGGSAGALPPGASELPVPMVAQGKPEVEVRRAARPGPEEEAETVPMLSLEVVEELAAQDWHKHNPAWVPVQRGWEFFDREGNLLYKVPLGHLKDGKGSQ